ataagtATGACACTGAGTCACCGATTTTattctatgtattttttattagctaagtaataagtggtaaatgcaattttcgtatatacgCGTCCGCTGTAACACCACGCAGGGCAAACATAGAACTGGCCAACACCCTAAAGATATCTTCTTTCAatactctgacagtagtagttCCTGCCTCTGAGCtggcctgtcagagtagagatCAAGTGTGGTTTAAATTTACTCAATCTATGTTGATTGTTGGCGCCCCAACTAGTCCCAGCCCCTGGGCGCTCCCATTGGCAGGTGTAGTTGTTGCTGGGTAGAATATCTATGCGCTCATCCCCTTAATACCGTTATCTCACATCTGGTTCTTGTTACTGCTAAATTTGAGTTCTAACAAAATACAGTCTGTTTAACTGCCTACGTGTTGTACGTGTCTCCCACAACTCATGATAACTGCCTATACCTCAAGGCCAGCCACAGCCTTTCCGCTAGTCACATCATATGTTGCAAAATGTTGCTTTTAACATACACAGACACCCTCATGATAGGCCAAGCATTTTCAATCCTCACAGTAGTagaagacacccccccccccccccctgattgAATTCTATTCCCACGGTGTGCCATTCAATTTAACCTTTGGACACGTCCTCCCTCAGCTACGTAAACCTTGCGTGACGATATCCCACAAAACAGTGAGTCACTTCCATGCCTCACCATTGTGTGATTCCCTGAAGTATGAGATGGCGCTGAATGGGGAGGCAGCTCAGAGATAGTTTCTCTTGTCCCACAACAAGCGGAAGGTCTTCCTACAGCAGCGGTCAGCATTCTGATTACCTCGATCCAGGATTTCCTCAAAGTCCCCTTTCAAGAAGGATAATAGCGGGACTGACCAAAATTAGCGAAGAGGAACTGAGTGTTAGAAACCACAGGCAGTGCGCTGTAGGACAAAGCATGTTGTGCTACTCAGTGGTTGAGTATGACGATTTGCCTGACAGCATTCCCGAAAAGGGAGGAATTGTAGCCAATTTCTTACACCCATAGTAATTAGCTAAGTTTCTATCATGTAAAGGAATGACAACAACCTCTGACTGCCACCCTCAGCTTTAAGGGAGTtggctgaaggagagagagagatctctcaTAAATGtagtttaattatttgtttttgatttaactaagcaagtcagttaagaacaaattcttatttacaattacggcccATGCCGGCCaagcccggacgacgctgggactcccaatcacggccgcatgtgatacagcctggattcgaaccaggttaCAGGTTActtagtgacgcctcttgcactgagatgtagtgccttagaccgctgcgacacTCGGGAGACCCTTATGCTACATACTTGTAACTTTGTATCAAAAACATTTAGTTGTTGATTGTTTGATCATGTGTGCACTTGATGTGGACCCTCGACCCCGTCATTCTCCCTCCATAAAACACTCCCTAATAAAATATCGCGTCACTTCCTTGCCAATCCCTTAGAAAAATAAATATTAGAAAGGGACGAACGTCGCTGGAAAAGAACGAGAAGAAGACAGAATAAAAGATAAAGAAGAAAAGACCGATGAAAAGAGGGATAGTGAGGCGGGAGGAAGAGAAACACGAGCGTAATCAAAGTAAGTTTTCCATACTTTTTCTGCTTTGGAAACACTCCCCTCAGAAACTTGATCGGCGGAGCGCAAGTTttgtcccctttcctccctccccatcgACATCACTCATTATGGCCTTCCATAGACTAGTACTCCTGGGAAATCTATATGATACGTTTTAGAGTTCAATAAGCAGACATTATTATTTGTTGAAATGGGGTCCCGAGCTATGGCTGACAGTAAGTTTGACATAATGTAGCCTGCCTTGCCGCATAACAGCGATCAGTTTTATGAAGAGTTGTTGATTTAGCTTTGATTAGGCATATCACCTGCAAGGACAAGGGGACGCACATAGGGACTAATTAACTTTCAACCGCTTACTGTTTCATCCTCTGATGGAAGTTATTGGTAAATAGTAAACTATTGACAGTAATGTCAGACTGCTTTTTAAATGTAGGCTACCTCATTGTCTTTAAAAGCTCAGTAACACCGGGTTGAGTCCATTTTCAATATAGTTTTCAATTCAATGCAATAGTGAATCATTGTAATTGCTTTTAGTATTGCCCTATATAGTGTTCGTCTGTGGCTTTAAAGTCCCCGACCCCGAGGGAAGGAATCCAGGCAGAAGTATGTTTCACTTGCAAGTCCCAGCATGGCCTTGGCATAAATATCAATGCCAAACGACTCGTTGGTTTCTCACACTCTTGCATAACAGCCATGTTTTCATGTAGGCCTGTCATGACAGGTCACTGTATATAAGACCATAGAAGTCTCCCCTACAGTGACACTAATCAAGGGAAATGGCCGCTCAGTGACAGCTTGGCTCAGGCCCCTTTTGTGTCTTCTAAATAGGTTTATTGAGTTGATATTTGTCTCACACTGACTGAACTTGGCTCAGTGTCCGCATAAATAGATCACGTCAAAGTAAGAACATCAAGGTAGGTCGTTAGTAGTTTCATTTAGTCTGCCATTTTGTTTTCTGATGCATAGAAGTGTTTCTGCTTGATGTGTTGTCTCACCCAACTGGTTTTCTTTCCTCCCCGTCTCTGGCctctttctttatttctgtcACTTTCATtttttctcaccctctcttctctacaccactgtttctctccctctgtaccccatcttctctttccctcttgcCTCCTTTCTCCATaattatttctccctctctcagctgtcATGCCACTCCACAAGTCAGCCCACAAGGCGCCTCGCCTGGACCCCACCATGATCTCCGCACCACTGGGGGACTTCCGCCACACCATGCACATCGGGAGGGGAGGAGATGCTTTCGGTGACACCTCCTTCCTGGCTACCGTCGGCCCCAGCCCTGACCCTGGGTCTCCGGGTGCCACGGCAACAAACGACTCAATGGCGCCCGTTGATTCCGAGACGCCACTTAACCACACTGATGATGTCACGGATGGCTTCGGAAGCCCACTGAACAGTGAGCTTCAGCATTCCGAGTCGGTGTCGTCTTTCACACTCGATATGGATTTCGACCTGGGCCCATCCATCATGGGTGACGTGCTGGGGGTGATGGATGGACTGGGGCTGAACTCAGACTGGACTAGGACTCGCGCTAACGAGGAAGACGTCTCCAGTCCAAGCAAAAGTCTTGTCGTTGAAGTGGAGAATTTTAAAATGGCGGCGGAGGATCAGTCTGTCAGCATAAGGAACGAGCTGAATGAGAAGAAGCTTTTAGAGATTGAGGGAGATGAGGTGGGACATGGAAGGATAATAGAGGGGACTGGAGGGATCAAGGCCAAAGGCCAGAGGCCGAAGGTGAGATTCAGCGACAAACGAGAGGAGATCATTCGCCAAGCGTCAGAGGAGGAAGGTCAGGGGTTAGATGTTGAGGAAGAGTATGTGAGTCCCACCGAGGAAGatcgagagagagggaacaacgtCATCAGCTTGCCAATCGTGGGAATAGAGGTACAGCTCACCAACCACAAGGCGGATTCACCTTCCAGTCCCGCCTCCTCACACAGCTCAGGCTATGAGGGTGTCACCCCATTGGACAGGAGGAGGGTTGACAACTGTCACTCAGAGACTGAttccgaggaggaggaggaagaggaggaagggggagacaaTGGACGGGGCTACACATTTGAAGATGAGTTTGATGATGAAATCGGCCTATAAGAGTGCTATGGGGCGTCTTACGTCAATCAATTAGAGGATAAAATGGTTCCTCGTTGGTTGTGAACTATGTACAGTTTACTTCCTCTATGCATTGTTCTGCAAATTATCATTCAAAAGGGAGGTTTAACCAAAGCTAAGTATTTCAGAAGAACTGGATATTTGAAGAGTCTCTGTTGAAATGTTTTTGGGACCAAATTTCTCCTTTGGATCCTCGGTCATAGACATGCAGTTAGTAAACAGTTACTACAGGAATCCATTTTCATTGAATCAATCTTATAAGCTCCAATTGATGGACAGAAAAATTTGACCTATGAAATAGCCACCTATGTATTGACATCAGATTTGAAATGCTACATTTTTAAGACACTGTACTTCAATTTATTTTGTCTCAATTGAAAATACAAAGAATAGCCTAGTATTGTTTTAGGCCAAGCAGGTTTTAAGTGAATAAATAGCCTAGTTTGCAGCACTTTAATTCATTTCAAGAAACTGGAAGCTTTACTGTTAAATCAGTGCTCAGTAAAAGATAATGACAGTTTTTTAAATGACAATGATTAAGGCAAATTGAAATGTTTTAACTAACATGTTTTAGTTTTTACCAGGTCAAAGGTGTTTCTTAAGAGAAAGCGCATATGATACAGAAAGACTAGTATCTTATGCTGAAGGTGCCTTAAAGGGAGTCGTTGTTCATAT
The window above is part of the Oncorhynchus masou masou isolate Uvic2021 chromosome 30, UVic_Omas_1.1, whole genome shotgun sequence genome. Proteins encoded here:
- the LOC135521847 gene encoding uncharacterized protein LOC135521847 — its product is MKRGIVRREEEKHERNQTVMPLHKSAHKAPRLDPTMISAPLGDFRHTMHIGRGGDAFGDTSFLATVGPSPDPGSPGATATNDSMAPVDSETPLNHTDDVTDGFGSPLNSELQHSESVSSFTLDMDFDLGPSIMGDVLGVMDGLGLNSDWTRTRANEEDVSSPSKSLVVEVENFKMAAEDQSVSIRNELNEKKLLEIEGDEVGHGRIIEGTGGIKAKGQRPKVRFSDKREEIIRQASEEEGQGLDVEEEYVSPTEEDRERGNNVISLPIVGIEVQLTNHKADSPSSPASSHSSGYEGVTPLDRRRVDNCHSETDSEEEEEEEEGGDNGRGYTFEDEFDDEIGL